The genome window TCGTGAAGGTGACGCCGCCGGACGGGCTCTGGACCACCTTGGAGTCCATCGCCTGCTCGCCGACCTCGATGAACTCCTGGAAGATCTGGCTGAAGCCGAAGACCTCCTGGTAGTACTCCACGGTTCTGGTCAGCTCGCCGCCCGGCACCAGGACGGCGGCGTGGTCCACGATCGAGAAGAGGTGCTCGCCCTCCTCGATGTCGGGGGCGATCAGCTCGATCAGGCCGGGCAGGAACTCCTCGGTGTCGCCGACCCGCTGGACCAGCCGGTGGGTGACGTCGCCGAAGCCGGAGACCATCGCGGTGGTCACCGCGTTCTCGCCCTGCTGCTCGGTGCGCACCGGCTCCACCGCCTCGGCGCCGCGCGACACCAGGGTGGCGAAGGCCTCGGCCGCGTCGTCCACGCCGAAGGCGATCACGCCGACGCCGTCGCCGTGCCGGCCCACGTACTCGGCGGCCGGGTGGCGGGCGTCCAGCCCGGTGGTCAGCAGCACCTGGACCTGGCCCTGGCGCAACAGGATCGTGCGCTGGCCGTCCAGGCCGGTCTCCGGGCCGCCCTGGCCGGCGACCCGGAAGCCGAACGCGGTGCACAAGTAGAAGGCTGCCTGCTGGGCGTCTCCGACGTAGAACTCGACGTGGTCCACACCATGGATTTCCACCGGGGCTCCATCCGATCTTTCGTCGTTAGGTTTCGGGTTGTGCGGTCTTCAGCTCGGCGCGGAAGCGGCAGGTCTCGGAGCCCTCCCGCTGGCACTCCAGCCGGCAGTCCGAGACCGGCACCCGCAGGCCCTCGAACCAGGAGGCCCGCAGTTCCAGGCAGGGGCACTCGTAGCCCTCCAGCGCCCGGGCGGCCCTGAGCATCTGCAGGGCGAAGGACTTGGTCACCACGGTCTCGACCGTGCGGTCGTCGATCACGTGCTGGCTGACCTGGGACATCCGGTCGGCGCCCATCAGTGCCAGCACCGCGTCGATCCGCTCGGCCAGTTCGGCCGAGGAGGGGGCGCTCGCCTGCTCCGGGTTTGCCCGCAGGTAGTCGGCCGCCACCCGGCGGCCGACGAAGGCGACGGCCTCGGCGTTGATCTCGTTGGCCGCCTGCTGGCCGTACCGCTTGCGCACGCCCTGGTACCAGCGCGCGTCGTGCAGCCACCAGTGCCGGAACACCTGCTCCAGCTCGGCGTCGAGCTCGGGCGGGTGCTCAGTCACCGTCGTTCTCCCGGCCGCGCCGCTTCGGGGTGCTCGCCGGGCCGAACAGCAGGCTGACGTTGTGCCCGCCGAAGGCGAAGGAGTTGGAGAGCACGGCGCGCACCGCGGCCGGGCGGGCCACGCCGCGCACGTGGTCCAGCTCGCAGTCCGGGCCGACCTCCTCCAGGTTGGCGGTGGCCGGCAGCAGGCCCTTGGCCAGCGCCAGCACGCTGACCGCGGCCTCCAGCGCGCCGGTGCCGCCGAGCAGGTGCCCGGTCTGGCCCTTGGTGCTGCTGACCGCCGGGTGGTGGTCGCCGAAGACCGCGCGGATCGCCTTGGCCTCCGCCGAGTCGCCGATCTTGGTCGCGGTGCCGTGGGCGTTGATGTAGCCGATGTCGGCCGGGTCCAGGCCGGAGACGGCGATCGCCCGCTTCATCGCGCCCGCCGCGCCGGCGCCGTCCGGGCGCGGGGTGGTGGGCTTGAAGGCGTCGGTGGTGGCGCCCCAGCCGATCAGGTCGGCGTAGCCGCCGGCGCCGCGGGCCGCCGCGTGCTCGGCCCGCTCCACCACCAGCACGCCGGCGCCCTCGGCCAGCACGAAGCCGTTGCGGCGCCGGTCGAACGGGCGGCTGGCCTGGGTCGGGTCCGCCCAGTTGGTGGCCAGCGCCCGGGCGTGGCCGAAGGCCAGCGCGCTGGTCGGGTTGAGCGGCGACTCGGAGCCGCCGCAGACCACCACGTCGGTGTGGCCCTCCTGGATCAGCCGGAAGGCCTCGGCCACCGCGTGCGCGCTGGCGGTGCAGGCGGTGGCGATCGAGGAGCTGTAGCCCTGGATGCCGTGCTTGATGGCGATCCGGGCGGCCGCCATGTTGGGCAGCATGCCGGGCAGCAGGTACGGGCTGACGGCGGTGTGGCCGCGCTCGGCGCGGGCCAGGGTCTGCGCCTCGTAGGTGGTCAGGCCGCCGGCGCCGCTGGAGACGACCACGGCGACCCGCTCCGGGTCGACGTCCTGACCCACCGTCAGTCCGGCGTCGGCCAGCGCGTCGTCGGCCGCGGCCAGGGCCATCAGCACGAACCGGTCCACCATCCGGCCCTCGGTGGCCGGCAGCACCTCGGTGGCGGCGATCTCCGGCGCCAGGCCGGCGAAGGCCACGGAGTTGCCGAGCACGTGGCCCTCAGGGATGTCGCGGATGCCGGACTTGCCGGCGATCAGGCCCGCGAAGACCTCCTCGGCGCCGCGGCCGAGCGGGGAGAAGAGACCGAGACCGGTCACCACGGCGGTCATGCGGACACCTCCGAACCGGCGATCAGCGCGGCCAGTTCGCCGCTGCGGTAGAGCTCGCGCAGGGCGACCTTGCGGACCTTGCCGGTCGGCCCGAGCGGCAGCACCGCCGAGTCGATGGCCAGCACCTCGCGGATCGCCGCCCGGACGTTCGGCTCCAGCGCGGCCAGCGCCTGGGCGCGCTGCTCCTCGCCCAGTTCGGCGCCGGGCGCCGGGACCAGCAGCAGGGTGGCGCTGGCCGGCTCGCCGGCCTCGGCCGGGACCGCGACCACGGTGCACTCCAGCACCTCGGGGCAGGTGGCCAGCACCTTCTCCTCGGTGGCGGCGGTGTAGAGCCAGGAGCCGTCGTCCAGCTGGACCGAGTCCACCATCCGGTCCACGTGGTAGAAGTAGCCCGCCTCGTCCCGGTAGACCAGGTCGCCGGTGAGGAAGTAGCCGCCCACCCGGGTCCGGTAGGTGGTGGTCGAGTCGTTCCAGTAACCGATCGACAGGGTCGGGGCGTTGATGCCCAGCTGGCCGACCTTGCCGACCGGCAGCTTGTCGCCGTTCTCGTCCAGCACCGCGCAGTCCGAGAAGGCGTGCGGCTTGCCGATGCAGCGGCCGTAGCGGTTGCTGTCCGGGGTGTGGGTGATGAAGAACTGGGAGTGGCCCATCTCGCTGGAGCCCAGGCCGTCCAGGAAGATCGAGCCGGTCCGCTTGACCTTCTTGCGGTTCTCCAGCACGTCGCGGCTGCCGACCGCGACCAGTCGGCGCACGTGCGCCTCGTGCGCGCAGTCGCCGGTGTTCCACCAGGCCCGCACCGAGCTCAGGTCGCGGGCGGTCAGGTCGGTGCCGGCCAGCTCGGACCAGACGGCGGCGAAGCCCAGGATGCTCTCCGGGCGCCACTGCTCGATGGCGTCCAGCACCACCGGGCCGTGCGGGGCGGAGATCAGCGCGAGCTCGATGTGGCTGGCCAGCGCCAGGTTGACCGCGATCACGGTGGCGGCGTGCGCCGAGGGCAGCGCGCTGAGGATGCGCTCCATGCCCTGCGGCTTGGGCAGCGACAGCCGGTGCTTGATCGAGGCGAACAGGCTGCGGTGCGAGTGGCCGACCGCCTTGGACAGGCCGGTGGTGCCGGAGGAGTGGGTGATCACCGCCGGGTCGTCCGGGTGGTAGCGGAACGGGGCCGGCGCGGCGGCCGCGTCGCCCTTGCCCAACTCCTTGACGTCCAGCAGCAGTTCGGCCTTCAGTCCGTGCTCCAGCAGGAGCTCGCGGTGGGCCTGGTCGACCAGCACCGGGGTGTCGTCGCCGAACCGCACCCGGACGTAGCGGGCAGCCGTCCCGCCGGGCATCGCACCGTTGATCAGGGCGCCGATCGCACCGAGCCGGGCCAGCGCGAGGAAGCTGAGCACCTGGTCGGCGGCGTCGGTGACGTAGACCGCGACCGGGTCCCGGGGCTTGACCCCGAGGGCGTGCAGCGCGGCGGACCGGGCCGCCACCCGCTCGCCCAGCTGACGCAGGCTCAGGGCCTGCCAGGCCGGGTGGCCGTCCACCTCGGTGTCGAAGGTCAGCGCCGGGTCGTCGAGGCCCTTGCCCCGCTCGATCAGCGCGGTGAGCACGTTACCGGTGCCCAGCTGCGGGTCGGCCGCGAGTTCGGCCCGGTTCCACGGTGCGTTCATCGGCGTTCCTTAAAAGGTTCGGGCTTAGGGGTTCGGGTGGCGGCGCGGCTCGGGCCCGCCCGGGCCCAGCAGCACCGCGACGGCCTGGTCCGACTCGGCGCCGGGGCCGGCCAGTTCGGCCAGCACCACCAGCACTTCGTCCACCTCGCCGGTGGCCAGCATCAGCTCGGCCTGGGCGCTCGCGTCGTCCACCGGGTCGTCCACCGGGCTGATGCAGACCAGCGGGCCGGTGATCCCCCAGCGGGAGGTCACCTTGCCGCCGATCGAGTTGGGCACCGACTGGAAGAAGAGCAGCGGGGAGACCCGCTTGCCGGCGTCCACCAGGTCGGCGATGGTGCGTGCGGTCTCCTGGTCGCCACCGGGGCTGACCAGCAGCAGTGCGGTCCGCTCGCCCGCTTCGGGGGCCAGCGGTGCGGCCGCGTGCCGCCGGCCCAGGCAGCGGTCCGCCACCCCGGCCACCAGGCCGGGGAAGTCGGAGGCGACGAAGCCGGGCACCGGGGCGGGCCGGCCGCCCTGCGGGTCGTGCTCGGCCGAGGCCAGCACGGTGAAGCCGGACCGCTCGAACTCCTTGCGCCAACGCTCCGTCATCGACTCACCACCAGTGCGGTATTGGCCCCGCCGAAGGCCGAGTTGACGGAGAGCACGTGGCGCAGCGGGGCGCTCAGCGGCCGGTCCACCACGGTCAGCGGGCAGTCCGGGTCGGGCAGGTAGTCGCCGCCGTTCACCGGCAGCCGGCCCTCGTTCAGGGCGAGCACCGAGACGGCCAGTTCGACCAGTCCGGAGGCCTCCAGGCAGTGCCCGTGCACCGACTTGCTGGAGCTGACCGGCACCCGGGCGGCGACCTGCGCGCCGAGCGCGCGGTGCAGTCCGGCGCTCTCCGCGGTGTCGCTGGCGGTGGTGCCGGTGCCGTGCGCGTTCACGTAGTCCAGTTCCTCGGCGGCCAGTGCGGCGCGGCGCAGCGCGGCGCCGACGGCGCGGGCCAGGCCCAGGCCCTCGGGGTGCGGCTGGCTGACGTGGTAGGCGTCGCCGGCCCGGCCCCAGCCGGCCAGTCGGGCCAGCGGCTCCCGGCCGCGCCCGGTGGCGGCCGGCTCGGCCTCCAGCACCACGGCCACCGCCGCGTCGCCGAGCACCATGCCCTGGCGGCCGGTGCTGAACGGCCGCAGCCGGCCGTCCGCGGCGAGGGCCCGGGCGCTGTCGAAGAGGGTGAAGCGGTCGGCCTCCAGGAAGTACCCGGCGGCCACCACCACCCGGTCCAGGCGCCCGGTGGAGATCAGCGCGGCCGCGTCGGCGACCGCGGTGCTGGCGGCCACGCAGGCGGTGGTGTAGGTGCGCAGGACGCCGTTCAGGCCGGTGTCGGCGGCCAGCGCCGCGGCCAGTGCGCCGGCCCGCAGCTCGGGCCGTTCGGCGCCGCCGGGGCGGGCCGCGGCGCGGTCCGGGGTTCCGGCGAACATCAGTGGGGTGTCGACGAGTTGTTCGTCCGTCAGGCCGGCGGCGGTGATCGCGCCGCGGACCACGGCGCGCAGCTCGGCGGCCAGGTCGGGAGTGCCGGGCAGCTGGGCGGCCCGGGTGGTGCGGCGGGCCGAGACGTCGAACCGGTCGACCTCGGAGAACGAGTCGGCGCCGGTGAAGACCGCCTCGGCCAGCGCGGCGGTGCCCCGCCCGCAGGCGGTGACCGCGTCGATCGCGGTCACCACCACGGGCCGGGCCGCCGGTGCGGCGAGCAGCTCAGGCATCCGCGCTGCCCGCCAGGACCTCGTTGAGCACCTCGGCCGCGCCGGCCGCCTCGGACATCCGCTGCAGCTGGTCGTCGTCGAGGTCGAGCTCCACCTGGTGCAGCTGCTCCACCTGGTGGATCAGCCAGGCCAGCTCGATCGAGTCGATCTGCTCGGTGGTCTCGGCCGCCGGCCGCTCCCGGTAGCCGGCGAGCAGGTCCAGCACGGTGTCGCGGTCGATCCGCGCGGTCGTGCTCACTTCGCGACTGCGGCGGCGCGCTTGACGATCTCCTCGACCAGCTGGCCGAGGTTCATCAGCGCGAGCTGCTCGGCCTCGTCCTCCTCGAACTTGACCCCGTAGCGGTCCTCGACCTGGATGGAGACCTCGGCGATGGCCAGCGACTCCATGTCCAGGCCGTTCGGGCCGAGCTCGGTCTCGGGGGTGACGGCGGCGGTGTCGTAGTTCATGTCGGCGAGCACCTCGGTGAGGAAGGTGTAGACGTCGTCGTTCATGGGCTTTGCCTCTCGATCGGCCAAGTCGTGTCGATGACTTGGGAGGGTGGGGTCCCCCGGCCGAAGGCCGGGGGAGGCTCGTCAGCCGGTCGGCGCGACGATGTGGGAGCGCAGTGCGACGGGGTCGCGCAGCGGCTTGCCGGTGGCGGTGCGCGGGAAGGCCGGCAGCACGTGCAGGGCCCGCGGCCGCTTGTAGGGGGCCAGCAGCGGCCCCATCGCGGCGGTCAGCCCGGCCTCGGCGGCCGGGTCGGTGAGGGTGAGGTAGGCGGTGATGTCGCGGTCGTGGACGACCACCACGTCGGCCACGCCCGGGAGTTCGGCCAGCGTGCGCTCGACCTCCAGCAGGTCGACCTTGAGGCCGCCGATCGACACCTGGGAGTCCATCCGGCCGTGCACGGTGAGCAGGCCGGTGGCCCGGTCCAGGGTGCCGGCGTCCTTGGTGCGCAGCAGCCCGTCGACCCAGCGGGTCGGGTCGGTCAGGCCGACGTAGGGCGACCCGGCGGTGCGGATCAGGATCTGGCCGTCCAGGATCTCCAGCTCCATGCCCGGGGCGGGGGCGAGTTGGGGTCGGTGGGCGCCGCGCAGGTCGGTGGCGATGACGCCGACCTCGGTCATCCCGTACATCGACCCCAGGGTCGCCCCGTAGCGCTCGGTGAAGGCCTTCCAGAGCCGGTCGCCGACCGCGTCGCCGCCGGTGATCATCGCCTTGAAGCCGGGCAGTTCGGGCCCGTCCCCGGCGGAGGCGAGGATCTCGGCCTGCACCGGCGCGCCGAGCACGGTGGTGGGCCGCAGGTCGGCGCCGATCGCCCGCCGGATGCCGTCCACGGTGGTGCGGGCCGGCAGCACCAGTTCGGCGCCCCGGTGCAGGGTGTGCAGCAACCCGCCGACCAGGCCCAGCACATGGACGATCGAGGCGAGCACCACGACCCGCTCGCCGGGCTGCGGGAAGCCGTCCAGCCGGGTGTACCGCTCGATCTCGGCGGTCAGGTCGGCGGCGCTGCGGCCGATCACCTTGGACGGCCCGGTGGAGCCCGAACTCAGTTGGAGCAGCGCGTGGTCGGTGGCGGCCGGGAGCCCGTCCAGGGCGGTGACCACGGTCTCGGCCGCGGTGCTGAAGCCGCGCAGCGCGCCGGGCGCGCCGGCGGTGGACTCGACCAGGAACTGCGGCCGCAGCCGCTCCAGCGCGGTGGCCACCTCGCCGGGGGCGAGCCGCACGTCCAGCAGTGCCACCTGGGCGCCGAGCCGCCAGGCGGCCAGCAGCGTGGTGATCAGCGCGAGCGAGGGCGGCAGCCGCAGCGCGACGGTGCTGCCCTTGTGGGCACCCGCGCTGGTCAGCCGCTGTTGTTCCTGTTCGACCAATTCGCGGACCGCGGCCCGGTCCAGTGTCCGCTCCAGCGTCAGACAGGGTGAGTCATCCGCGCCGGCCAGCAGAACATCGTCAACCCACGACATCCATGCCCCCATGAAATTGGTGCCCCGAGCATTGCTGATGCATTAGTTAAGAATTCGCGAAAATATCGGGAACTCCGACGCAGAGCGTCCCCGGGCATGCGTCGCGCATGTCCGGGAACCTTGTTACTACGCGCGCGCCGTTCGGCCGCAGAATGAATCGGCCGCAGAAAGGATTCGGCGTGCTCCCGCCCCCCGGTACCGAAAGCCTATGCGGATCACGCAAAGCTGGTCAACCGACGGCGGAAAGTTACGCCCGAGTAGTCTGAAACTTCAGGAAGCGGTTGTGAAGGAATGTCGAAATGCGCCGCGGCCCAGGTGGGCCGCCGCGGCGCTCGGAGAATTGCGGATGAATTTATCGGGAAGTGATCAGGGCACGGGTGATTTCCGTGAGCCGCGGGCACCCGGAGAGTGCCATCGCCTCGTCGAGTTCTTCGGTGAGCAGTCGCAGCACCTCGGCCGCTCCGGTCGCGCCGCCCTGGGCCAGCCCCCAGAAGACTGGTCGGCCAACCATCGCCAGGTCGGCGCCGAGCGCCAGCACCTTCAGCAGGTCGCCGCCGTGCCGGATCCCGCCGTCCACCGCGACCAGGGCCCGCCCGGCCACCGCGTCCACCACCTCGGGCAGGGCGTCGGCCGAGGCCACCGCGCTGTCCAGCTGCCGGCCGCCGTGGTTGGAGACCACCACGCCCGACGCGCCGTGGGCCAGCGCGAGCCGCGCGTCCTCGGCGGTCAGCACGCCCTTGAGGATCAGCGGCAGCCCGGTGCGCTCGCGCAGCCAGGCCAGGTCGGCCCAGGTGATCGAGGAGTCGAACTGCTCGCGGGAGTGCTTCTCGATCGCCGAGGCGCCCTCGGTGCGCCGGTGCGAGCTGGACATCAGCGCGGCCGGCAGGTTCACCGCCCGGATGTCGCCGGGCACGCTGAAGCCGCTGCGCACGTCGCGCGGGCGGCGGGCCACCCGCGGCGCGTCCACCGTCAGCACCAGGGCCTGGAAGCCGGCCGCGGCGGCCCGTGCGGCGAGTTCGACCAGGGCCTGCCGCTCGCGCAGCCAGTAGAGCTGGAGCCACAGCGGCCCGCTCGCGGCGGCGGCGATGTCCTCCAGGGTGCGGCTGGCGAACATGCTGACGGTGAGCAGCGAGCCGGCCTTGCCGGCCGCCTCGGCGGTGGCGGTCTCGCCGTCCGGGCAGGCCAGCCGGTGGTAGGCCATCGGGGCCACGCCCAGTGGTGCGGCCAGCGGCGCGCCGAGCACCGTGGTCGCGGTCGAGCACTGTGAGACGTCCACCAGGACCCGTGGTCGGATCCGCAGCCGGTCCAGCGCCGCGCGGTTGGCGGCGAGGGCGGACTCGCTGCCGCTGCCGCCCTGGATGAAGTCCCAGACCTGCTCGGTCAGCACCCCCTGGGCAGCCGACTCGTAGCTTGCTATGTCAAGCACCTGTCTGCTCCTGTCCCCCGCACGATCGACTTCGAGCGTTGTGACCGCACGGTCGTTCACTTAATATCATGGTGGCGCCGTCGAGGGCGGGTCAAGGACCGCCGGGCCGACACGCCGGGGCGAAGAAGTGAACACGGTGAACAGCAGGAGTGCCTCCGACAAGCGCGCGACAATGGGAGTCGACACGTGGGTGACGCACGAATCGCGCGGGGGAACCTGACGCGCCGAACAGTCCTCCAGCGGGCCGCCGAGATAGCGTCGGTGGAAGGACTGGAGAACATTTCGCTCGGCCGCCTGGCCGCCGAGGTGGGCATCAGCAAGAGTGGTATCTTCGCGCTGTTCGGCTCGAAGGAGGAGCTGCAGCTGGCCACCGTGCGATCGGCCATCAGTTTCTATCTTGAGCACCTCATCACGCCGAATCGGCAACTCCCCGAAGGGATTGTCAAGGTGCGTTTGCTGTGCGACAGTTGGCTGCGTAGTTCGATGGGCCGGGTTTTTCCCGGCGGCTGCTTCTTCTTCGCCACCTCGGTCGAGTTCGCGGCCCGCCCGGGGCCGGTCCGCGATCTGCTGGCCGGTGCTCAGCGCGAGTGGATCCACTACGTCGAGCGGGTGATCGTGGCGGCGATCGAGGCCGGCGAGCTCACTGCCGACACCGATCCCGCGACCCTGGCCTTCGAGCTGCTGTCCCTGCTCGACGGTGCCAACAGCACCGCGCTGCTGCACGACGACGACACCGCCTACCAGAAGGCGGCCACCGCGATCCTGCGGCGGCTGCGGTCGGCGGCCACCGATCCGGCCCTGCTCTGCGACCCGCCCGCCCTGCTGACCGTCGCCTGACGAGCGCTCAAGTCCTGGAGAAACGACCATGCCACTCGACCCCCAGGTGCAGGCCATGCGCGCGGCCAAGGCCGCCGCCGCGGTGCGCCCGCTCTACACACTGGGCATCGACGAGGCCCGGGCGGCCGACCTGGCCGCGATCCAGTCCGAGGCCGGCCGGCCGGAGCCGGTGGGCGCCGTCACCGACACCGAACTGCCGGGCCCCGACGGCCCGTTGCCGGTCCGGGTCTACCGGCCCGAGGGCGAAGGCCCGTTCCCGGTGCTGGTCTACTTCTTCGGCGGCGGCTGGACCCTGGGCAGCATCGACACCTCGGACGCGATCTGCCGGGCGCTGACCAACGCGGCCGGCTGCGTCACCGTCTCGGTCGGCTACCGGCTGGCGCCCGAACACCCCTTCCCCGCCGCGGTGTTCGACTGCCTGGCGGCGCTGCGCTGGGCCGCCGAGCAGGCCCCCCGGTTCGACGGCGACCCGGCCCGCCTCGCGGTCGGCGGCGACAGCGCGGGCGGCAACCTGGCCGCCGTCGTCAGCCTGCTGGCCCGCGACCAGGACGGCCCGGCGATCACCGCCCAGCTGCTGGTCTACCCGAACACCGACCACGCCTCGGCCACCGCCTCGATGGCGGAGAACGACGACCCGCTCTTCTTCAACCAGCTGTCGGTCGACTGGTACTGGAAGCACTACCTGGCCGACCAGGCCGACGGCGCCGACCCGTTGGCCTCCCCGCTGCGCGCGGGCGACCACTCGGGCCTCCCCCCGGCCCTGGTGATCACCGCCGAGTACGACCCGCTGCGCGACGAGGGCGAGGCCTACGCGGCCAAGCTCGCCGCGGCCGGCGTCGAGGTCGAACTGACCCGCTACGACGGCGTGGTGCACGGCTTCTTCGCGATGTCCGGCGTGCTGGCGGCGGGCCGCACCGCGATGGGCCAGGCGGCCGGCTTCCTGCGCCGCAAGCTGGCCCCGCAGGCCCCGGTGCTGCTGCGCCAGGCCGAGCTGCACGGCTCGCTGAGCGACCCGGTGCTGGACGCGATGAACTTCCTCAACGAGGTGACCGGCCGCTTCCCCGAGGCCGTCTCCTTCGCCCCCGGGCGCCCGTACGAGGGCTTCTTCGAGGTCGAGCAGATCGAGTCCTACCTGCGCAGCTACCTGGACCGGCTGGCGGCCGACGGCCTGGACCGCGACCAGGTGCGCACCCGGCTCTTCCAGTACGGCCGCACCAACGGCCAGATCCACGAGCTGATCGCCCGCACCCTGGCCAACGACGAGGGCATCGAGGTGCCCGCCGAGTCGGTGGTGGTCACCGTCGGCTGCCAGGAGGCGATGCTGCTCGCGCTGCGCGCGCTCTGCGCCGGCCCCGACGACGTGCTGCTGGTCAGCTCCCCGGCCTACGTCGGCATCACCGGCGCGGCCCGGGTGCTGGACATCGAGGTCGCCCCGGTGCCGGAGGGCCCGGACGGCCTGGAGCCGGCCGCGGTGGCGGCGGTGGCCCGCCAGCTGCGGGCGGCCGGCAAGCGGCCCCGCGCGCTCTACCTGGTGCCGGACTTCGCCAACCCCTCGGGCAGCACCCTGCCGCTGGAGGTGCGCCACCAGCTGCTGGCGCTGGCCGGCGAGCAGGACCTGCTGGTCCTGGAGGACAACCCGTACGGCTTCTTCGTCCGGGAGGGCTCGCCGCTGCCCACCATGAAGTCGCTGGACACCGCCCGCCGGGTGGTCTACCTGGGCTCCTTCGCCAAGACCGCCTTCCCGGGCGCCCGGCTCGGCTACCTGGTTGCCGACCAGGAGGTGCTCACCGCCGACGGCGGCCGCACCCTGCTGGCCGACCAGCTCTCCAAGATCAAGAGCATGACGACGGTCAACACCTCGGCGGTCAGCCAGGCGGTCATCGGCGGCATGCTGATCGAGCTGGACTGCCGGCTGCGGGAGGCCAACGAGCAGGCCATCAAGCACTACCGCAACGCGTTGGAGACCCTGCTCGCCGAGCTGGAGCGGACCTTCCCGGCCGACCGGCACGCCGAGCACGGGGTGCGCTGGAACCGGCCGCGCGGCGGCTTCTTCGTGGTGGTGGACGTGCCGGTGGCCGTCGACCACGCCGCGCTGGAGCGCTCGGCCCGCGAGTTCGGGGTGCTCTTCACCCCGATGGGCGACTTCTACCTGCACGGCGGCGGCTCGCACCAGCTGCGGCTCTCCTGCAGCTACCTGACCGACGACCAGATCATCGACGGGGTGGGCCGGCTGGCCGCCTTCCTGGCCGCCGAGCGCGCCGAGGACGGGGGACGGACCCATGGGTGACCTGCTGCTCGGCAAGCGGATCCTGGTGACGGGGGTCATCACCGACTCCTCGATCGCCTTCGACGTGGCCCGGCTGGCCCAGGAACAGGGCGCCGAGGTGGTGCTCACCGGGTTCGGCCGGCTCAGCCTGGTCAACCGGGTGGCCGCCCGGCTGCCCAAGCCGGCGCCGGTGATCGAACTGGACGTCACCGACCAGGCCCAGCTGGACGGCCTGGCCGAGCAGGTGCGCGAGCACGTGGACGGGCTGGACGGCGTGGTGCACTCGGTGGCCTTCGCCCCGAAGGACGCCCTCGGCGGCAACTTCCTGAACGCGCAGTGGACCGACGTCGCCACCGCGGTG of Kitasatospora viridis contains these proteins:
- the hppD gene encoding 4-hydroxyphenylpyruvate dioxygenase; amino-acid sequence: MEIHGVDHVEFYVGDAQQAAFYLCTAFGFRVAGQGGPETGLDGQRTILLRQGQVQVLLTTGLDARHPAAEYVGRHGDGVGVIAFGVDDAAEAFATLVSRGAEAVEPVRTEQQGENAVTTAMVSGFGDVTHRLVQRVGDTEEFLPGLIELIAPDIEEGEHLFSIVDHAAVLVPGGELTRTVEYYQEVFGFSQIFQEFIEVGEQAMDSKVVQSPSGGVTFTIIEPVTDRRPGQIDGFLGRHGGAGVQHLALLTDDIVSAVRVLERRGVRFLETPGSYYDELENRLGVPELDIKDLRDTNVLVDRDHWGQVFQIFAQSMHVRNTYFFEVIDRHGAKTFGSGNVKALYEAVDREKTTT
- a CDS encoding beta-ketoacyl-[acyl-carrier-protein] synthase family protein; translated protein: MTAVVTGLGLFSPLGRGAEEVFAGLIAGKSGIRDIPEGHVLGNSVAFAGLAPEIAATEVLPATEGRMVDRFVLMALAAADDALADAGLTVGQDVDPERVAVVVSSGAGGLTTYEAQTLARAERGHTAVSPYLLPGMLPNMAAARIAIKHGIQGYSSSIATACTASAHAVAEAFRLIQEGHTDVVVCGGSESPLNPTSALAFGHARALATNWADPTQASRPFDRRRNGFVLAEGAGVLVVERAEHAAARGAGGYADLIGWGATTDAFKPTTPRPDGAGAAGAMKRAIAVSGLDPADIGYINAHGTATKIGDSAEAKAIRAVFGDHHPAVSSTKGQTGHLLGGTGALEAAVSVLALAKGLLPATANLEEVGPDCELDHVRGVARPAAVRAVLSNSFAFGGHNVSLLFGPASTPKRRGRENDGD
- a CDS encoding class I adenylate-forming enzyme family protein, whose translation is MNAPWNRAELAADPQLGTGNVLTALIERGKGLDDPALTFDTEVDGHPAWQALSLRQLGERVAARSAALHALGVKPRDPVAVYVTDAADQVLSFLALARLGAIGALINGAMPGGTAARYVRVRFGDDTPVLVDQAHRELLLEHGLKAELLLDVKELGKGDAAAAPAPFRYHPDDPAVITHSSGTTGLSKAVGHSHRSLFASIKHRLSLPKPQGMERILSALPSAHAATVIAVNLALASHIELALISAPHGPVVLDAIEQWRPESILGFAAVWSELAGTDLTARDLSSVRAWWNTGDCAHEAHVRRLVAVGSRDVLENRKKVKRTGSIFLDGLGSSEMGHSQFFITHTPDSNRYGRCIGKPHAFSDCAVLDENGDKLPVGKVGQLGINAPTLSIGYWNDSTTTYRTRVGGYFLTGDLVYRDEAGYFYHVDRMVDSVQLDDGSWLYTAATEEKVLATCPEVLECTVVAVPAEAGEPASATLLLVPAPGAELGEEQRAQALAALEPNVRAAIREVLAIDSAVLPLGPTGKVRKVALRELYRSGELAALIAGSEVSA
- a CDS encoding beta-ketoacyl synthase chain length factor; this encodes MTERWRKEFERSGFTVLASAEHDPQGGRPAPVPGFVASDFPGLVAGVADRCLGRRHAAAPLAPEAGERTALLLVSPGGDQETARTIADLVDAGKRVSPLLFFQSVPNSIGGKVTSRWGITGPLVCISPVDDPVDDASAQAELMLATGEVDEVLVVLAELAGPGAESDQAVAVLLGPGGPEPRRHPNP
- a CDS encoding beta-ketoacyl synthase N-terminal-like domain-containing protein, whose amino-acid sequence is MPELLAAPAARPVVVTAIDAVTACGRGTAALAEAVFTGADSFSEVDRFDVSARRTTRAAQLPGTPDLAAELRAVVRGAITAAGLTDEQLVDTPLMFAGTPDRAAARPGGAERPELRAGALAAALAADTGLNGVLRTYTTACVAASTAVADAAALISTGRLDRVVVAAGYFLEADRFTLFDSARALAADGRLRPFSTGRQGMVLGDAAVAVVLEAEPAATGRGREPLARLAGWGRAGDAYHVSQPHPEGLGLARAVGAALRRAALAAEELDYVNAHGTGTTASDTAESAGLHRALGAQVAARVPVSSSKSVHGHCLEASGLVELAVSVLALNEGRLPVNGGDYLPDPDCPLTVVDRPLSAPLRHVLSVNSAFGGANTALVVSR
- a CDS encoding acyl carrier protein, giving the protein MNDDVYTFLTEVLADMNYDTAAVTPETELGPNGLDMESLAIAEVSIQVEDRYGVKFEEDEAEQLALMNLGQLVEEIVKRAAAVAK
- a CDS encoding class I adenylate-forming enzyme family protein; the encoded protein is MSWVDDVLLAGADDSPCLTLERTLDRAAVRELVEQEQQRLTSAGAHKGSTVALRLPPSLALITTLLAAWRLGAQVALLDVRLAPGEVATALERLRPQFLVESTAGAPGALRGFSTAAETVVTALDGLPAATDHALLQLSSGSTGPSKVIGRSAADLTAEIERYTRLDGFPQPGERVVVLASIVHVLGLVGGLLHTLHRGAELVLPARTTVDGIRRAIGADLRPTTVLGAPVQAEILASAGDGPELPGFKAMITGGDAVGDRLWKAFTERYGATLGSMYGMTEVGVIATDLRGAHRPQLAPAPGMELEILDGQILIRTAGSPYVGLTDPTRWVDGLLRTKDAGTLDRATGLLTVHGRMDSQVSIGGLKVDLLEVERTLAELPGVADVVVVHDRDITAYLTLTDPAAEAGLTAAMGPLLAPYKRPRALHVLPAFPRTATGKPLRDPVALRSHIVAPTG
- a CDS encoding alpha-hydroxy acid oxidase — encoded protein: MLDIASYESAAQGVLTEQVWDFIQGGSGSESALAANRAALDRLRIRPRVLVDVSQCSTATTVLGAPLAAPLGVAPMAYHRLACPDGETATAEAAGKAGSLLTVSMFASRTLEDIAAAASGPLWLQLYWLRERQALVELAARAAAAGFQALVLTVDAPRVARRPRDVRSGFSVPGDIRAVNLPAALMSSSHRRTEGASAIEKHSREQFDSSITWADLAWLRERTGLPLILKGVLTAEDARLALAHGASGVVVSNHGGRQLDSAVASADALPEVVDAVAGRALVAVDGGIRHGGDLLKVLALGADLAMVGRPVFWGLAQGGATGAAEVLRLLTEELDEAMALSGCPRLTEITRALITSR